CAGCCGAAGGCAATGCTGCTGACGAGACCATTGCCAGCCATTTACGAGAGGACACAATATGAAAAAGAAATGGATTGCCATACCTTCTTTATTATTGCTGGCAGGTATCGGCGTGTTTGCCGCCATGCCGGTATGGCGCCCGGCATGGGAAGCGTACCGCCCCCGCCCCAAGGTCGTGGTCGACGGGGCCATGCGCGCAGAAGCGATCGATAACCTGGTAGCTGGCCTGAACCGGTACTACGTTTTTCCCGACAAGGCAAAACAGATCGAGACCCTGCTGCGGCAGCGGCGGCAAGACGGCGCTTACGATGGCGCCCGCAGCGGCGTGAAACTGGCCGCGCTGCTTGAAGCGGACCTGGCGTTCGTTGCCCATGACCTGCATATGCGAGTCAGGTTCAGCCCCGAACGCTTGCCGCCCCAGCCGCCCCCGCCTTCCATGAAACGGCTGGCATCGCTGCAGGCGCCACCCGAGGACAGCAATGTCGCCATGCGCTGGATCAACCGGATCGGGCGCAGCATGGCGACATTCGGCGTCGAGAAGGTCTCACATCTGACGCCGAACATCGGCTATCTGAAAGTGTCGGGATTTCCGCCACCCTATCTCACGGCCGAAAAATATGCTGCTGCGATGGACGAGCTCGCCGATACCGATGCCCTTGTCATCGACGTGCGCGACAACCGCGGCGGCACGCCCCTATCGGTGGCCCTGCTGGTCAGCTATTTCGTCGACCAGCGCACCCGCCTGAACGACATCTGGGACCGCGCATCCGGGGAAACGGCGCAGTTCTGGACAGAAGACAAACTCGACGGCAAACGCTATGGCGGCAAGAAGCCGGTCGTGATCCTGGCCGGCCCCGGCACAGCGTCCGCCGGCGAAGATTTCACCTACACCATGCAGGCCCTGAAACGCGCCACCGTGATCGGCGCACGGACTTGGGGAGGCGCGCATCCGACCATGCCCTGGCGGCTTGGCGATCACCTGTATGCCATGATACCGAGCGCGCGCAGCATCAGCCCGATCACCCACGGCAACTGGGAAGGCACGGGTGTGATTCCGGATGTCGCGGCGCCGCCGGCCGAGGCGCTCGCGGTGGCGAAGGCGCTGCTGCAAGGTCGACCCGGCGGCGCCATAGCCGTCGACAGCAGGAAGTGATCAGGTGCAGAGGAGGTCGAAACGGCGCCTGTACGGCGCGCACGGCGGTACGTAGGCGTTCCTCGCCGGCTGCCAATCGTCGCGCAGCCAGACGCGGTCGCTGCCGGACAGCTTGAGCGCCGCCGCCGTCAGCCACTGGTGGGAATTCATGGGGTCGGCGCGCGGCAGCAGCACGGTTGCCGCCAGCAGGCCGAGCAACAGTGGCTGGGGCGTCCAGTCGCGCGCGGCGCGGCAGCGCACGATGAACAGGCCGGCCGCGCCCAGGCCCAGCAGGCAGCCTGCAATGGCTTCGCTGGGCGTGTGGGCGTGAACCTTGACGCGGGCCACCGCCACCGCCGCCGCCAGGATCGCGCCCGCCAGCACGGCGGCGCGCTGCCAGCCTTCCTTGCGGCGCTCGGGCTGCC
This window of the Massilia sp. WG5 genome carries:
- a CDS encoding S41 family peptidase, whose protein sequence is MKKKWIAIPSLLLLAGIGVFAAMPVWRPAWEAYRPRPKVVVDGAMRAEAIDNLVAGLNRYYVFPDKAKQIETLLRQRRQDGAYDGARSGVKLAALLEADLAFVAHDLHMRVRFSPERLPPQPPPPSMKRLASLQAPPEDSNVAMRWINRIGRSMATFGVEKVSHLTPNIGYLKVSGFPPPYLTAEKYAAAMDELADTDALVIDVRDNRGGTPLSVALLVSYFVDQRTRLNDIWDRASGETAQFWTEDKLDGKRYGGKKPVVILAGPGTASAGEDFTYTMQALKRATVIGARTWGGAHPTMPWRLGDHLYAMIPSARSISPITHGNWEGTGVIPDVAAPPAEALAVAKALLQGRPGGAIAVDSRK
- a CDS encoding phosphatase PAP2 family protein codes for the protein MIWWSHLSALGGLNVTALLALAIAAWLVGARCWRLALAWCLLFGAAILIAAASQVAFLGWGIGVRSLGFTGFSGHATRAAAVFPVALFLLLDRQGRRRVERRKEGRADGQPERRKEGWQRAAVLAGAILAAAVAVARVKVHAHTPSEAIAGCLLGLGAAGLFIVRCRAARDWTPQPLLLGLLAATVLLPRADPMNSHQWLTAAALKLSGSDRVWLRDDWQPARNAYVPPCAPYRRRFDLLCT